In Gadus chalcogrammus isolate NIFS_2021 chromosome 23, NIFS_Gcha_1.0, whole genome shotgun sequence, a genomic segment contains:
- the LOC130377506 gene encoding uncharacterized protein LOC130377506: MNTYCEPDHVKFVKRNRVLLADILYDHDLILDVFHEEYDLPDRETRNLKAKENKLEALLDLVQKKGKSACKVFISLLRENLEVKKTFPRLNEIDLNSLDPASPSPPLGPQIPNSAQRAGPSRGLEARRSQTKGSTRKGPISLQGYLQQVSELIQNKKSQFFRINMRTKDQTRSVVVFNTELRQEFINMEKNKSLVVLERLKGGWSDSVLFTDSSRFKVLDDRLFTGNPHFGVPLVTSDEMLPNKEDYGQGKSLEAVTMEILGVRLTEKFSCPRDHLLEDLPPSQYVDCGLCDMKYGKAALKRVLNGKVFVRESEQFLELTDDHVRNLLKEAMDEGCDTIDKLEIALKEVCFLKVTLSNNIVISVSRASPDASQCRATHIVC, translated from the exons ATGAATACATATTGTGAGCCAGACCATGTTAAGTTTGTCAAGAGAAACCGGGTGCTATTGGCTGATATTCTCTACGACCATGATTTGATACTGGATGTATTCCATGAGGAATACGACCTACCGGACAGGGAGACCAGAAACTTG AAAGCCAAGGAGAACAAGTTGGAGGCTCTGTTGGATCTGGTTCAGAAAAAAGGAAAGAGTGCATGCAAAGTGTTTATCTCTCTGCTGCGGGAGAACCTTGAGGTGAAGAAGACCTTCCCCCGGCTCAATGAAATTGACCTCAACTCACTGGACCCCGCATCCCCATCTCCACCTCTTGGTCCTCAAATCCCAAACTCAGCCCAGAGAGCGGGACCTTCACGAGGGTTAGAAGCCAGACGTTCACAGACCAAAG gCTCGACCAGAAAGGGGCCGATTTCTCTGCAAGGCTACCTTCAGCAGGTCTCAGAGCTCATCCAGAATAAGAAGTCCCAGTTCTTCAGAATCAACATGAGGACCAAAGACCAGACCCGGTCTGTGGTGGTCTTCAACACTGAACTGCGACAAGAATtcatcaacatggaaaaaaacaa GAGTCTTGTTGTCCTGGAGAGACTGAAAGGGGGCTGGTCGGATAGTGTACTCTTCACAGACTCCTCCAGGTTCAAGGTTCTGGACGATCGGCTGTTCACAGGTAACCCGCACTTCGGCGTACCATTGGTCACCTCGGACGAGATGCTGCCCAATAAGGAGGACTATGGACAAGGAAAG TCCCTGGAGGCCGTCACCATGGAGATCCTCGGCGTCCGTCTGACGGAAAAGTTCTCCTGCCCACGGGACCACCTGCTGGAGGACCTCCCCCCTAGCCAGTACGTGGACTGTGGGCTCTGCGATATGAAGTACGGCAAGGCGGCCTTAAAACGGGTTCTGAATGGGAAGGTGTTTGTCAGGGAGTCTGAACAGTTTTTGGAGCTGACAGATGACCATGTCAGGAACCTGCTGAAGGAGGCAATGGACGAGGGCTGCGACACCATCGACAAATTGGAGATAGCCCTGAAAGAAGTCTGCTTTCTTAAAGTcaccttaagcaacaatattgTCATCTCTGTGTCCAGAGCGAGCCCTGATGCCTCTCAGTGCAGGGCTACTCATATTGTTTGTTAG